The proteins below come from a single Streptomyces spongiicola genomic window:
- a CDS encoding L,D-transpeptidase: MEKRVMTDSKRRGRLAVSALLGGVLVLTGCSSADADGSAAESSTKSQEQVDEAAAKETSDARIVISPKNGAANAGINNDAKVTVSEGKLTKVTMTTADGGAVEGTLAGDGRSWKPNGQLERATVYKISATAEDAKGREAHENSSFTTVSPDNSFIGNFTPEDGSTVGVGMPVSINFNKAITDRKAVQSGITVSSSSGQEVVGHWFNSQRLDFRPDDYWKEGSTVTLKLELDGVEGADGVFGVQQKTVSFTIGRNQVSTVDAAAKTMTVTQDGKTVKTIPISAGSPENPTYNGQMVISEKFKETRMNGATVGFTDDDGKGEYDIKDVPHAMRLSTSGTFIHGNYWGADSIFGSANTSHGCVGLNDVKGADDPKQPGAWFYDNSIIGDVVVVKNSKDKTIQPDNGLNGWNMSWADWKAGSAV; this comes from the coding sequence ATGGAGAAGCGTGTGATGACGGACAGCAAGCGGCGCGGACGACTGGCCGTGTCCGCCCTGCTCGGTGGAGTACTGGTACTCACGGGCTGCAGCAGCGCCGATGCCGACGGCTCTGCCGCCGAGAGCTCCACGAAGTCGCAGGAGCAGGTGGACGAGGCGGCAGCCAAGGAAACCTCGGACGCCCGAATAGTCATCTCGCCCAAGAACGGCGCGGCCAACGCCGGCATCAACAACGACGCGAAGGTCACCGTCAGCGAGGGCAAGCTCACCAAGGTGACCATGACCACCGCCGACGGCGGCGCCGTGGAGGGCACGCTCGCCGGCGACGGCAGGAGCTGGAAGCCGAACGGCCAGCTGGAGCGCGCGACCGTCTACAAGATCTCGGCCACCGCCGAGGACGCGAAGGGCCGCGAGGCGCACGAGAACTCCTCGTTCACCACGGTCTCGCCCGACAACAGCTTCATCGGCAACTTCACCCCCGAGGACGGTTCCACCGTCGGCGTCGGCATGCCCGTCTCGATCAACTTCAACAAGGCGATCACGGACCGCAAGGCCGTGCAGTCCGGCATCACCGTCTCCTCCAGCAGCGGCCAGGAGGTCGTCGGCCACTGGTTCAACTCCCAGCGGCTCGACTTCCGCCCGGACGACTACTGGAAGGAGGGCTCCACCGTCACGCTGAAGCTGGAGCTGGACGGCGTCGAGGGCGCCGACGGAGTCTTCGGCGTGCAGCAGAAGACGGTGTCCTTCACCATCGGCCGCAACCAGGTCTCCACCGTCGACGCCGCCGCGAAGACCATGACGGTCACCCAGGACGGCAAGACGGTCAAGACCATCCCGATATCCGCCGGCTCGCCCGAGAACCCGACCTACAACGGTCAGATGGTCATCTCGGAGAAGTTCAAGGAGACCCGGATGAACGGGGCGACCGTGGGCTTCACGGACGACGACGGCAAGGGCGAGTACGACATCAAGGACGTCCCGCACGCCATGCGGCTGTCCACCTCCGGCACGTTCATCCACGGCAACTACTGGGGCGCCGACTCGATCTTCGGCAGTGCCAACACCAGTCACGGCTGCGTGGGCCTGAACGACGTCAAGGGCGCCGACGACCCGAAGCAGCCCGGTGCCTGGTTCTACGACAACTCGATCATCGGTGACGTCGTCGTCGTCAAGAACTCCAAGGACAAGACGATCCAGCCCGACAACGGCCTCAACGGCTGGAACATGAGCTGGGCGGACTGGAAGGCCGGCTCGGCGGTCTGA
- a CDS encoding helix-turn-helix transcriptional regulator produces the protein MDQRAELSEFLRSRRARLKPADVGLPDFGRHRRVPGLRREELAQLAGVSVAYYTRLEQGHGQNVSFEVLDSIARALRLSDTERDHLTHLAKPNQKKKKRSSRPGHTLRPQLQVLIDAMDAVPALYLGRRMEVLGWNRMASALFGDFAARPPERRNFARMVFLDPGTRDLYVDWECKAVEVVSALRLCAGCYPDDRDLSSLVGELSVKSDDFRTLWAAHTVQEKGHGTKRLHHRLVGGMTLSYETLRVPDDHDLSLVTYHAEPGSASEESLGLLAKWGVDEEAYPAAAEHGTQT, from the coding sequence ATGGACCAGCGTGCCGAACTCAGTGAATTCCTGCGCTCGCGCCGGGCCCGGCTGAAGCCGGCGGACGTCGGCCTGCCCGACTTCGGCCGCCACCGCCGGGTGCCCGGGCTGCGCCGGGAGGAGCTGGCGCAGCTGGCCGGGGTGTCCGTGGCGTACTACACCCGGCTCGAGCAGGGCCACGGGCAGAACGTGTCCTTCGAGGTGCTCGACTCGATCGCGCGGGCCCTGCGGCTCTCGGACACCGAGCGCGACCATCTGACACATCTGGCGAAGCCGAACCAGAAGAAGAAGAAAAGGTCCTCGCGACCGGGCCATACGCTGCGGCCTCAGCTCCAGGTGCTGATCGACGCGATGGACGCGGTACCGGCCCTGTACCTCGGGCGCCGGATGGAGGTCCTGGGCTGGAACCGGATGGCGTCCGCCCTGTTCGGGGACTTCGCGGCCCGGCCGCCCGAGCGGCGGAACTTCGCACGGATGGTGTTCCTCGACCCGGGCACGCGCGATCTGTACGTGGACTGGGAGTGCAAGGCGGTCGAGGTGGTGAGCGCGCTGCGGCTGTGCGCGGGCTGCTACCCGGACGATCGCGACCTCTCCTCGCTGGTGGGCGAGCTGTCGGTGAAGAGCGACGACTTCCGCACCCTGTGGGCGGCTCACACGGTGCAGGAGAAGGGGCACGGGACGAAGCGGCTGCATCACCGGCTGGTGGGCGGGATGACGCTGTCCTACGAGACGCTGAGGGTCCCCGACGACCACGATCTGTCCCTGGTGACCTATCACGCGGAGCCGGGCTCGGCGTCCGAGGAGTCACTGGGGCTGCTGGCGAAGTGGGGCGTCGACGAGGAGGCGTACCCGGCGGCCGCCGAGCACGGGACGCAGACGTGA
- a CDS encoding NAD(P)-dependent alcohol dehydrogenase: protein MSTQATTVPAYAAPAAKAPLERTAIPRRAVGEHDVLIEIKYAGVCHSDIHQARDGWGEGIFPMVPGHEIAGVVTETGPGVTGFAVGDRVGVGCMVDSCRVCDNCRAGLQQHCANGSVMTYNALDRSGEPTYGGYSTHIVVDEAFTVRIPDGLSLDVAAPLLCAGITVYSPLRHWNAGPGVKVAVVGLGGLGHMAVKIANALGAEVTVLSQSLRKKDDGLALGARHYYATSDDATFEALAGTFDLIISTVSAPLPLDRFLGLLRTDGTMVNVGAPEEPVSLNLFSLIGGRKALAGSTIGGIPETQEMLDFCAEHGLGAEIEVIRADQVNEAYERVLRSDVRYRFVIDTATI, encoded by the coding sequence ATGAGCACACAAGCGACCACTGTTCCCGCCTACGCGGCACCCGCCGCGAAGGCCCCGCTGGAGCGCACCGCCATCCCGCGGAGGGCGGTCGGTGAGCACGACGTCCTGATCGAGATCAAGTACGCCGGCGTCTGCCATTCGGACATCCACCAGGCCCGCGACGGCTGGGGCGAGGGCATCTTCCCGATGGTCCCCGGCCACGAGATCGCCGGCGTCGTCACCGAGACGGGCCCCGGGGTCACCGGGTTCGCCGTCGGGGACCGCGTCGGCGTCGGCTGCATGGTGGACTCCTGCCGGGTCTGCGACAACTGCCGGGCCGGGCTTCAGCAGCACTGCGCCAACGGCAGCGTCATGACGTACAACGCCCTCGACAGGAGCGGGGAGCCCACGTACGGCGGCTACTCCACGCACATCGTCGTGGACGAGGCGTTCACCGTGCGGATCCCCGACGGGCTCTCCCTCGACGTGGCCGCACCGCTGCTGTGCGCCGGGATCACGGTCTACTCCCCGCTGCGCCACTGGAACGCGGGGCCCGGCGTGAAGGTCGCCGTCGTCGGGCTCGGCGGCCTCGGCCACATGGCCGTCAAGATCGCCAACGCGCTGGGGGCGGAGGTGACCGTGCTGTCCCAGTCGCTGCGCAAGAAGGACGACGGGCTGGCGCTCGGCGCCCGGCACTACTACGCCACCAGCGACGACGCCACCTTCGAGGCCCTCGCCGGCACCTTCGACCTGATCATCAGCACCGTCTCGGCGCCGCTGCCCCTCGACAGGTTCCTGGGCCTGCTGAGGACGGACGGCACGATGGTGAACGTCGGCGCCCCCGAGGAGCCCGTCTCGCTGAACCTCTTCTCCCTGATCGGGGGCCGCAAGGCCCTCGCCGGCTCCACGATCGGCGGCATCCCGGAGACCCAGGAGATGCTCGACTTCTGCGCCGAGCACGGCCTGGGGGCCGAGATCGAGGTGATCCGCGCGGACCAGGTCAACGAGGCGTACGAGCGGGTGCTGCGCAGTGATGTGCGCTACCGGTTCGTGATCGACACCGCCACGATCTGA
- a CDS encoding response regulator, which produces MIRVMVVDDEALIRTGFQHILDAADDIEVVAAVPGAEAVRTAEETRPDVVLLDIRMPDVDGITVLGGLRRLPHPPVVAMLTTFDMDEYVATALRAGAAGFLLKDTDPEALPFLVRTLADGGSVLSSKVTRTVVDGYLDAGPEETAVRGIARLTDRERAVLVLIGEGLSNADIAARMHLGTGTVKDHVSAILTKLEVAGRVQAALLAERAGLLRQPRDQEAP; this is translated from the coding sequence GTGATCCGGGTAATGGTGGTCGACGACGAAGCCCTGATCCGCACGGGCTTCCAGCACATCCTCGACGCGGCCGACGACATCGAGGTGGTGGCCGCGGTGCCCGGCGCCGAAGCCGTCCGGACCGCCGAGGAGACCCGCCCCGACGTCGTGCTGCTGGACATCCGGATGCCGGACGTCGACGGGATCACCGTCCTCGGCGGCCTGCGCCGCCTGCCGCACCCTCCCGTCGTCGCCATGCTCACGACGTTCGACATGGACGAGTACGTGGCCACCGCCCTGCGGGCCGGCGCCGCCGGCTTCCTGCTCAAGGACACCGACCCCGAGGCCCTGCCGTTCCTCGTGCGGACCCTCGCCGACGGGGGTTCCGTCCTGTCCTCCAAGGTCACCAGGACCGTCGTCGACGGCTACCTCGACGCGGGCCCCGAGGAGACCGCCGTACGCGGAATCGCCCGGCTGACCGACCGTGAGCGCGCCGTGCTCGTGCTGATCGGCGAGGGACTGTCCAACGCCGACATCGCCGCCCGTATGCACCTGGGCACCGGCACGGTGAAGGACCACGTCAGCGCCATCCTCACCAAACTCGAAGTGGCGGGCCGCGTCCAGGCCGCCCTGCTCGCCGAGCGGGCCGGCCTGCTCAGGCAGCCCAGGGACCAGGAGGCGCCATGA
- a CDS encoding sensor histidine kinase has translation MTSRRVPPPLTDAVLVVVALLDVWVNVTPAEPFRMGFALAAAFALALRRRVPLLVFLITLPAVALSDAIFAGLAALYTLASLSRRRTLLVLCALAFTLCDMTSLPSPEFDLTKTATLITLGYTAATAAAPVFLGQLVQTRRDLSLRLAEISEARDHERLLTTQTVLAKERAQLAREMHDVVSHQVSLIAVRAGALQVGTGDPEVRDAASTIRRLSVQTLDELRHMVSVLRASGGRLAELTPQPSLADLQRLVDGSGIEAELHTDLPSPGNPPHPLAEPGGNGTGPGPADGTRDPDGLPPTVQRAIYRTVQEALTNVRKHAPGATATVRVRRDGGAVRVTVTNTAPTRPALPLPSAHYGLVGLRQRAELLGGTFDSGPTADGGYELRLELPAQDRR, from the coding sequence ATGACCTCCCGTCGAGTACCGCCCCCGCTGACAGACGCCGTGCTGGTCGTCGTGGCGCTGCTCGACGTCTGGGTCAACGTCACCCCGGCCGAGCCGTTCCGCATGGGCTTCGCCCTGGCAGCCGCGTTCGCGCTGGCGCTGCGCCGCCGGGTGCCGCTGCTCGTCTTCCTGATCACGCTGCCCGCCGTCGCCCTGAGCGACGCGATCTTCGCCGGACTGGCCGCCCTCTACACCCTGGCCTCGCTGTCCCGCCGCCGGACCCTGCTCGTGCTCTGCGCGCTGGCCTTCACGCTCTGCGACATGACCTCGCTGCCGTCCCCGGAGTTCGACCTGACGAAGACCGCCACCCTCATCACCCTCGGCTACACCGCCGCCACGGCGGCCGCCCCCGTGTTCCTCGGCCAGCTCGTCCAGACCCGGCGCGACCTGTCGCTGCGGCTGGCGGAGATCTCCGAGGCCCGGGACCACGAGCGGCTGCTGACCACCCAGACCGTCCTCGCCAAGGAACGGGCCCAGCTCGCCCGCGAGATGCACGACGTGGTCTCCCACCAGGTCAGCCTGATCGCCGTACGGGCCGGAGCGCTCCAGGTCGGCACCGGAGACCCGGAGGTCAGGGACGCCGCGAGCACGATCCGCAGGCTGAGCGTGCAGACCCTGGACGAACTGCGCCACATGGTCAGCGTGCTGCGGGCCTCCGGCGGGCGGCTCGCCGAACTGACCCCCCAGCCGTCCCTGGCGGACCTTCAGCGGCTCGTCGACGGCAGCGGTATCGAGGCCGAACTGCACACGGACCTGCCGTCCCCCGGAAACCCGCCGCACCCCCTCGCGGAACCGGGCGGGAACGGCACCGGCCCCGGTCCGGCCGACGGCACGCGGGACCCGGACGGGCTCCCGCCGACCGTCCAGCGCGCCATCTACCGCACCGTCCAGGAGGCCCTGACCAACGTCCGCAAGCACGCCCCGGGCGCCACCGCCACGGTCCGGGTGCGGCGCGACGGCGGCGCGGTCCGCGTCACGGTCACCAACACCGCCCCCACCCGGCCCGCCCTGCCCCTTCCCAGCGCCCATTACGGTCTGGTCGGCCTGCGCCAGCGTGCCGAACTCCTGGGCGGCACGTTCGACTCCGGCCCGACCGCGGACGGCGGCTACGAACTGCGGCTGGAACTCCCGGCACAGGACCGCCGCTGA
- a CDS encoding bestrophin-like domain, with amino-acid sequence MVVLLQGHAWVAGVVVVLGTSAAGLGLLFLVRRASARKPYEPHNAVLAGCLGFVGTIYAITSVFTMFHELGGYDRLRQDLRKEAFVVASIAMDSSVMGGAAQRGIEEAVRSYNETVLAEWPRTARGEFSTRVETARKQLMGELAELRPRTEAQRTYVSESLKAVQEATAGQEYQLFVARSGLLEAVVWCALLVSAAAALLFCCLFRLREWRLQALLVAVIGLVVGSNLFLVLDLSYPMAGLLSVSPDGYAEVMHLFLRR; translated from the coding sequence GTGGTGGTACTGCTCCAGGGGCACGCCTGGGTGGCCGGAGTCGTCGTCGTACTGGGAACCTCCGCCGCGGGCCTGGGGCTGCTGTTCCTCGTCCGCCGTGCCTCCGCCAGGAAGCCGTACGAACCGCACAACGCCGTGCTCGCGGGTTGCCTGGGGTTCGTCGGGACGATCTACGCGATCACCTCTGTCTTCACCATGTTCCACGAGCTGGGCGGCTACGACCGGCTTCGTCAGGACCTGCGGAAGGAGGCCTTCGTCGTCGCGTCGATCGCGATGGACAGCTCGGTCATGGGAGGCGCCGCACAGCGGGGCATCGAGGAGGCGGTCCGGTCCTACAACGAGACGGTGCTCGCCGAGTGGCCGCGCACGGCCCGCGGCGAGTTCAGTACGAGGGTCGAGACGGCGCGGAAGCAGTTGATGGGCGAACTGGCGGAGTTGCGGCCTCGGACGGAGGCGCAACGGACCTACGTCAGCGAGTCACTCAAGGCGGTCCAAGAGGCCACGGCGGGGCAGGAGTACCAGCTGTTCGTCGCCCGGAGCGGTCTGCTGGAAGCCGTCGTGTGGTGCGCCCTCCTCGTCTCGGCCGCCGCGGCACTCCTCTTCTGCTGTCTCTTCCGCCTCCGGGAATGGCGGTTGCAGGCCCTCCTGGTGGCGGTGATCGGCCTCGTCGTGGGAAGCAACCTGTTTCTCGTCCTGGACCTGAGCTATCCCATGGCCGGTCTCCTCTCGGTCAGTCCCGACGGGTACGCCGAGGTGATGCATCTCTTCCTCAGGCGGTGA
- the msrA gene encoding peptide-methionine (S)-S-oxide reductase MsrA, giving the protein MFLNRRVPELPTPAQALRGRETPEFDVPARHTVLGNPLLGPYPEGLEVADFGLGCFWGAERKFWQTEGVWTTLVGYQGGHTPNPTYEEVCSGLTGHTEAVRVVYDPSVVSYAQLLKVFWEAHDPTQGFRQGNDVGTQYRSALYTRTPAQAGAAEASRDAYQKVLTGAGHGTITTEILPAEGRPFYPAEGYHQQYLDKNPAGYCGIGGTGVSCPVGVASAPTADE; this is encoded by the coding sequence ATGTTCCTGAACCGCCGCGTCCCTGAGCTGCCCACCCCCGCCCAGGCCCTGCGCGGTCGCGAAACCCCCGAGTTCGACGTCCCCGCCCGGCACACCGTCCTCGGCAACCCCCTCCTGGGCCCCTACCCCGAGGGCCTTGAGGTCGCCGACTTCGGACTGGGCTGCTTCTGGGGCGCCGAGCGCAAGTTCTGGCAGACCGAGGGCGTGTGGACCACGCTCGTCGGCTACCAGGGCGGCCACACCCCCAACCCGACGTACGAAGAGGTCTGCTCGGGCCTGACCGGTCACACCGAGGCCGTGCGCGTGGTGTACGACCCGTCCGTCGTCTCCTACGCACAGCTGCTGAAGGTCTTCTGGGAGGCCCACGACCCGACCCAGGGCTTCCGCCAGGGCAACGACGTGGGCACGCAGTACCGCTCGGCGCTCTACACCCGCACCCCGGCCCAGGCCGGCGCCGCGGAGGCCTCGCGCGACGCCTACCAGAAGGTGCTGACGGGCGCGGGCCACGGCACGATCACGACGGAGATCCTGCCCGCGGAGGGCCGGCCCTTCTACCCGGCCGAGGGATACCACCAGCAGTACCTCGACAAGAATCCGGCGGGCTACTGCGGCATCGGCGGCACGGGGGTCTCCTGCCCGGTCGGCGTCGCGTCGGCGCCGACAGCCGACGAGTGA
- a CDS encoding cystathionine gamma-synthase produces the protein MTDQHGFETLAIHAGNTADPLTGAVVPPIYQVSTYKQDGVGGLRGGYEYSRSANPTRTALEENLAALEGGRRGLAFASGLAAEDCLLRALLAPGDHVVIPNDAYGGTFRLFAKVVQRWGVEYSVADTSDAASVRAALTDRTKVIWVETPSNPLLGITDIAAVADVARTAGAKLVVDNTFASPYLQQPLALGADVVVHSLTKYMGGHSDVVGGALVAADAGLGEELAYHQNAMGAVAGPFDSWIVLRGIKTLAVRMDRHCENAARVAEMLGGHPKVARVLYPGLEEHPGHEIAAKQMKGFGGMVSFQVHGGEEAAVEVCDRARLFTLGESLGGVESLIEHPGRMTHASVAGSALEVPADLVRLSVGIESADDLLADLHQALGG, from the coding sequence ATGACTGACCAGCACGGTTTTGAGACCCTCGCCATCCACGCGGGCAACACCGCCGACCCGCTGACCGGCGCGGTCGTCCCGCCCATCTACCAGGTGTCCACCTACAAGCAGGACGGTGTGGGCGGACTGCGCGGCGGTTACGAGTACAGCCGCAGCGCCAACCCGACCCGGACGGCGCTGGAGGAGAACCTCGCCGCGCTGGAGGGCGGCCGGCGCGGCCTCGCCTTCGCCTCCGGACTCGCCGCCGAGGACTGCCTGCTGCGCGCGCTCCTTGCGCCGGGGGACCATGTGGTGATCCCGAACGACGCCTACGGCGGAACGTTCCGGCTGTTCGCCAAGGTGGTGCAGCGCTGGGGCGTGGAGTACTCGGTGGCGGACACCTCCGACGCCGCCTCGGTGCGCGCCGCCCTCACCGACCGTACGAAGGTGATCTGGGTCGAGACCCCGTCCAACCCGCTGCTCGGCATCACCGACATCGCCGCCGTCGCGGACGTCGCCCGTACGGCCGGGGCGAAGCTCGTCGTGGACAACACCTTCGCCAGCCCCTACCTCCAGCAGCCGCTCGCGCTCGGCGCGGACGTGGTCGTCCACTCGCTCACCAAGTACATGGGCGGGCACTCGGACGTCGTCGGCGGGGCGCTGGTCGCGGCCGACGCCGGTCTCGGCGAGGAACTGGCCTACCACCAGAACGCGATGGGCGCGGTGGCCGGGCCGTTCGACTCGTGGATCGTGCTGCGCGGCATCAAGACGCTCGCGGTCCGGATGGACCGCCACTGCGAGAACGCGGCCCGGGTCGCCGAGATGCTCGGCGGTCACCCGAAGGTGGCGCGTGTGCTGTACCCGGGGCTGGAGGAGCACCCCGGGCACGAGATCGCCGCCAAGCAGATGAAGGGCTTCGGCGGGATGGTCTCGTTCCAGGTCCACGGCGGCGAGGAGGCGGCCGTGGAGGTCTGCGACCGTGCCAGGCTGTTCACCCTCGGCGAGTCCCTGGGCGGTGTCGAGTCCCTGATCGAGCACCCGGGCCGGATGACGCACGCCAGTGTCGCCGGCTCCGCGCTGGAGGTCCCGGCGGACCTGGTACGGCTGTCGGTGGGCATCGAGTCGGCGGACGACCTGCTGGCCGACCTGCACCAGGCGCTCGGCGGTTGA
- a CDS encoding DUF1059 domain-containing protein, which produces MTRKVADCRKFPSETGCTLTISGEEDEVLRAATDHAVSVHGHPESPELREQIRGILEEEKAGA; this is translated from the coding sequence ATGACCAGAAAAGTTGCCGACTGCCGCAAGTTCCCGAGCGAGACCGGCTGCACCCTCACCATCTCGGGCGAGGAGGACGAAGTCCTGCGGGCCGCGACCGACCACGCCGTCTCCGTCCACGGCCACCCGGAGTCGCCCGAACTCCGTGAGCAGATACGCGGAATCCTCGAGGAGGAGAAGGCCGGCGCCTGA
- a CDS encoding sigma factor-like helix-turn-helix DNA-binding protein, whose protein sequence is MRESRQSTLTGRRAREFEAFVAGAGGRLLHVATLLTAEPSARCPRAQRLLVGALARLYAQWDRLRDEDPYDRTRQELVARFARGAWHPHRRARTWDTGAEYGVLARLGPQERLVLVLTLYEGVPEEQTAALLGLPPERVRALGTRAVSLLRSTRPPRLRAPRWTGDRADTR, encoded by the coding sequence GTGCGCGAGAGCCGGCAGTCCACGCTCACCGGTCGCCGCGCCCGCGAGTTCGAGGCGTTCGTCGCGGGGGCCGGTGGCCGGCTGCTGCACGTCGCGACCCTGCTGACCGCGGAACCCTCCGCCCGGTGCCCGCGGGCGCAGCGGCTGCTGGTCGGCGCGCTGGCCCGGCTGTACGCGCAGTGGGACCGGCTGCGGGACGAGGACCCCTACGACCGCACCCGCCAGGAGCTGGTCGCCCGCTTCGCACGCGGCGCCTGGCACCCGCACCGGCGCGCCCGCACCTGGGACACGGGCGCGGAGTACGGGGTGCTGGCCCGGCTCGGTCCGCAGGAACGCCTCGTCCTGGTGCTGACGCTGTACGAGGGGGTGCCCGAGGAGCAGACGGCCGCACTGCTGGGGCTTCCACCGGAGCGGGTCCGTGCGCTCGGCACCCGAGCGGTCTCCCTGTTGCGCAGCACCCGGCCGCCCCGGCTGCGCGCACCGCGCTGGACCGGCGACCGGGCGGACACCCGATGA
- a CDS encoding MarR family winged helix-turn-helix transcriptional regulator, which produces MPTSQDMTTDLDAGLLDALQHQVAVFARRAEQTRLGGVGQVRNSMDRAAYLLLNRLDQEGPMGVKALAAGMGIDSSTVTRQVAPLVDTGLVKRTSHPEDGRAVVLQLSPRGQARLEEVRSSRRALMAWVTDDWTPEERESFCTLLTRFNSALSARQAGPPPEAAEAPPAS; this is translated from the coding sequence ATGCCCACATCTCAGGACATGACGACTGATCTTGACGCCGGCCTCCTCGATGCCCTCCAGCACCAGGTTGCCGTCTTCGCGCGCAGAGCCGAGCAGACGAGACTGGGCGGCGTCGGCCAGGTCCGCAACTCGATGGACCGAGCCGCCTATCTGCTGCTCAACCGGCTCGACCAGGAAGGCCCGATGGGGGTGAAGGCCCTCGCGGCCGGCATGGGCATCGACTCCTCCACCGTCACCCGCCAGGTCGCGCCGCTCGTCGACACCGGCCTGGTGAAGCGCACGTCCCACCCGGAGGACGGCCGCGCCGTCGTGCTCCAGCTGTCCCCCCGCGGCCAGGCCCGCCTGGAGGAGGTCCGATCCTCCAGGCGCGCGCTGATGGCCTGGGTGACGGACGACTGGACGCCGGAGGAGCGGGAGTCGTTCTGCACCCTGCTCACCCGTTTCAACTCGGCGCTCTCCGCTCGGCAGGCCGGACCGCCCCCGGAAGCGGCGGAGGCGCCCCCGGCCTCTTGA
- the ilvA gene encoding threonine ammonia-lyase: MSFRTTGPFHPVILDDVRGAQKMLSGVARLTPMEGSRHLSGLVGSPVHLKCENLQRTGSFKLRGAYVRISGLRPEERAAGVVAASAGNHAQGVALASSLLGVRSTVFMPKGAPLPKVAATRDYGADVRLHGHVVDETLAAAQEYAHRTGAVFIHPFDHPDIIAGQGTVGLEILEQCPEVRTIVVGLGGGGLAAGIAVAVKALRPDVRLIGVQAEGSAAYPPSLAAGRPVSIESPATMADGIRVGRPGDVPYALVEELVDEVRTVPEDALSSALLLCLERAKLVVEPAGASPVAALLSDPQAYGGPVVAVLSGGNVDPLLMQRVLRHGMAAGGRYLSLRLRLPDRPGALATLLGVLSVADANVLDVGHVRTDPGLGLTEVEVELHLETKGPEHCAEVSSALREAGYRVTG, translated from the coding sequence ATGAGCTTCCGTACCACTGGCCCCTTTCACCCCGTCATCCTCGATGATGTGCGAGGGGCGCAGAAGATGCTCTCCGGGGTCGCGCGGCTGACGCCGATGGAGGGCAGCCGCCACCTGTCGGGACTGGTGGGTTCCCCGGTGCACCTGAAGTGCGAGAACCTCCAGCGGACGGGCTCGTTCAAGCTGCGCGGCGCCTATGTGCGGATCTCCGGGCTGCGGCCCGAGGAGCGGGCCGCCGGCGTCGTCGCCGCCTCGGCGGGCAACCACGCGCAGGGCGTCGCGCTCGCCTCCTCGCTGCTCGGTGTGCGCTCCACGGTCTTCATGCCGAAGGGGGCCCCGCTGCCGAAGGTCGCCGCGACCCGTGACTACGGCGCCGATGTGAGGCTCCATGGGCATGTCGTCGACGAGACCCTGGCCGCGGCGCAGGAGTACGCGCACCGGACGGGCGCCGTCTTCATCCACCCCTTCGACCACCCGGACATCATCGCCGGGCAGGGCACGGTGGGGCTGGAGATCCTCGAGCAGTGCCCGGAGGTGCGGACGATCGTCGTCGGGCTGGGCGGCGGCGGTCTCGCCGCGGGGATCGCGGTCGCGGTCAAGGCGCTGCGGCCCGACGTGAGGCTGATCGGGGTCCAGGCGGAGGGGTCGGCCGCGTACCCGCCGTCGCTCGCGGCGGGGCGGCCGGTGTCGATCGAGTCCCCGGCCACGATGGCCGACGGCATCAGGGTGGGCCGGCCCGGGGACGTCCCGTACGCGCTGGTCGAGGAGTTGGTCGACGAGGTGCGCACGGTCCCCGAGGACGCGCTGTCCTCGGCGCTGCTGCTGTGTCTGGAACGGGCCAAGCTGGTGGTCGAACCGGCGGGGGCGAGCCCTGTGGCGGCGCTGCTGAGCGACCCGCAGGCATACGGGGGGCCGGTCGTGGCGGTGCTGTCGGGCGGCAATGTGGACCCGCTGCTGATGCAGCGCGTGCTGCGGCACGGTATGGCCGCCGGGGGCCGCTACCTGTCCCTGCGGCTCCGCCTTCCGGACCGGCCCGGCGCGCTGGCGACCCTGCTGGGCGTGCTGTCGGTGGCGGACGCGAACGTGCTGGACGTCGGGCATGTGCGGACCGACCCCGGGCTCGGACTGACGGAGGTCGAGGTGGAGCTCCACCTCGAGACGAAGGGCCCGGAGCACTGTGCGGAGGTCTCCTCGGCGCTCCGCGAGGCGGGCTACCGGGTCACCGGCTGA